From Rhodobium gokarnense:
CCTTTTTGCGGACGATCACGCGCTCGCCCCAGCGGTTGTAGCGCTTCTTGCGGACGATCACCCAACCGCAGTCCCGCTGGGCATAGGCACCGGCGGCGATGGCACCGGCGGCAAGGCCGAACACGAGGCCCGCGGCAGCGGCTCCGCCGTGGTGGTGGCGGTGGCGGCGGCGCCAGCCGACCTTGGTGACGTCGCCCGAGGTGTCGGCGCTGATCTCGGCCTTGGCGAGCGCCGGACCGACATTCATCGGCGCGGCGGTGGCCGAGGTGGAGGCCAGCGAACCGGCGAGGATCGCGGCGGCGGTCAGGCCGCAAACGGTGGTCTTGGACTTGGCGAACAGGGTCTTGGCAAACATCGTTTCGTCTCCGGGTTTGCGGGGGGCTCTGCCCCGCGGGTTCCTGTCTCTGGCTTTTTCTGGTCCGGCGGCGGCGGCTTGCCGTCCGTCGATGATTGAAAGGTAGGAGAGATCGGACCCGGCCGTTGTGATGCCCGTCACCATTTGTCCGCTTGCCGGATTTTCGGCCGCAATTGCGCCGTCGAATGTCCGCACCGCGGCCCCGCATGCCCTGGATAAGTCGGCATGTCACATCCCGCGATTGCGGATGTTCAATTCCTTTGGCAGGCGCTTGCAGTAGAGTCTGCAGCGACCCGAAATCGTGCAAAGTCCTTGCTGAAAAACGGAAATTCCTCGTGCCTGCGACAAATTGGCAGGATCGGAAATTCAGGCTTTCCTAATATTAGAAAACCTCCAATAATATAATCATTCTAAATCGCATATAAGGAGCCCTCGCGATGGATACCGAAACCCCGCCCGCCTTCCCCCAACTGAACAGGCCGGCCCCCGATTTCACCGCCCCGACCACCCACGGCGAGAAGTCGCTCGCCGACTACCGCGGCAAGTGGCTGGTGCTGTTCTCGCACCCGGCCGACTTCACGCCGGTCTGCACCACCGAGTTCATGGGCTTTGCCAACGCCCACGACAAGTTCGCGGCCATGAACTGCGAGCTCCTGGGCCTGTCGATCGACAGCCCGCACTCGCACATCGCCTGGGTCCGCAACATCAAGGAGCACTGGGGCGTCGACATCAAGTTCCCGATCATCGCCGACCTGTCTATGCAGGTCGCCAAGGCCTACGGCATGATCCAGCCGGGCGCCAGCGACACCTCGGCCGTGCGCGCCACCTTCATCATCGATCCGGAAGGCATCCTTCGGGCGATGGTCTACTACCCGATGTCGAACGGCCGCTCGATCGACGAGTTCGTGCGCCTGATCGCCGCCCTGCAGACCTCCGACGCCAACAAGGTGGCAACGCCGGAGAACTGGCAGCCCGGCGACAAGGTGATCGTGCCGCCGCCGATGACGGTCGATGCCGCCGACAAGCGCGCCTCCGAAGGCTACGACTACACCGACTGGTACTTCTCAAAGACCACGGTCTGACCCATATCTGAGCCGACCATAGACACCGACGAAAAAGGCGGCCGCGCACGCGCGACCGCCATTTTTTTCGCGCTGTGACAGGAGCGTCCGTTACGCCGATTGCGCCGGGGTGGAGCTGTGGATCGCCAGCGCATGGAGCCCGGCGTCGAACTCCTCGGCGAGGAGATCGGTGATCATCCGGTGGCATTCCACCCGGCTCTTGCCGGCGAACATGTCGGAGACGATCCAGACCCGGAAATGGGTGTCGCCGCCCTGGTCCGCATGGCCGTGCCGCTCGATATGGCCCGCGTGCTTGGCCGACTCGTCCTCGACCCGGATGCTCTCCGGCCGAAGGGCAAGTTTAAGTTTTGCTTCAATCTTGTCTCTCATGCTCACTGGCGAAACCACCTATTTCCAAAGCCGCGTCGACTCACTATCTAGGAATCATTCCGATGACCGCCAGGGGACTCACGCGCCGTTTCGCGGCGGTCAATGACTTGTTCCTGCCTGCTGCACCCGACATAATCCGCCCATGAAATTCGACTCGGCCATATTCGACCAGATCAGGGTCAGGCGCACCAAGGAGCAGCCGGTCACCCGCGAACACCCGACCTGCGACTGGGAGGGCTGCGAGGCCGCCGCGCCCCACCGCGCGCCGATGGGCCGCAACCGCGAGGGCGAGTATCTCAACTTCTGCCTCGACCACGTGCGCCAGTACAACAAGTCCTACAACTACTTCTCCGGCATGGACAACGACGCCATCGCCGCCTACCTGAAGAACTCCGCCATCGGCCACCGCCCGACCTGGAAGATGGGCGCCAACCGCTCACCGACCGAGGCCGAGGAGAGCATCGCGGCACGCGCCCGCCGGCGCTGGAACTCCCGCACCTACGATCCCTTCGAGTTCTTCCGCGGCCAAAAGGACCACGGCGCGGAGAGCCGCGCCGCCCGGCGCGAGCGCCGCCTCACCAAGGCCCAGCGCCACGCCTTTGAGGTGCTGAAGCTGGAGCTGTCCGCCGACAAGACCGAGATCAAGGCCCGCTTCAAGGAACTGGTGAAGCGCCACCACCCGGACGCCAATGGCGGCGACCGCTCGCTGGAAGAGCGCCTGCGCCAGGTCATCCAGGCCTACAACATCCTCAAGCAGGCCGGCTTCTGCTGACCGCGCGCCGTGCGGCCGGCAGCGCCCTGACACTGAATCGCCGTTTTTGGAAGGAATTTTCAAGGGCCGCAAAGTGGCGGCTTTTTGCGCCTTCCCGCGTCGGCCCGCCGCCGATTCCGCCCGCCGGCCGGCGGGAATGGTTTTCAATTCGCCGCCCGATGTTCTAAATGCTCCTATGATCAGCCTCCAGGACCTGAAAGAAGCGTCCGCCAACGACATCCGCGACCTCCCGCGGAGCCCGGGGATAGACAATGACTGAGACCGCAGAAGCCCTCGCCGGCGTGCCCGACATGAAGATTTCCGTCCGGCAGGTGTTCGGCATCGACACCGATCTGGAAGTTCCGGCGTTTTCCGACCGCGACGAGCACGTCCCCGACGTCGACCCGGACTATTTGTTCGACCGCGACACGACGCTCGCGATCCTCGCCGGTTTTGCCCGCAACCGCCGCGTCATCGTCACCGGCTACCACGGCACCGGCAAGTCGACCCATATCGAGCAGGTCGCGGCCCGGCTCAACTGGCCCTGCGTGCGCATCAACCTCGACAGCCACATCTCGCGCATCGACCTGGTCGGCAAGGACCAGATCGTCGTCCGCGAGGGCATGCAGGTCACCGAGTTCCGCGACGGCATCCTGCCCTGGGCGCTGCAGACCAACACCGCGCTGGTCTTCGACGAGTACGACGCCGGCCGCCCGGACGTCATGTTCGTCATCCAGCGCGTGCTGGAGGTCCAGGGCCGGCTGACGCTCCTCGACCAGAACCGGGTCATCCGTCCGCATCCGAGCTTCCGGCTGTTCGCCACCGCCAACACCGTCGGCCTCGGCGACACCTCCGGCCTCTACCACGGCACCCAGCAGATCAACCAGGGCCAGATGGACCGCTGGTCGATCGTCACCACGCTGAACTACCTGCCGCACGACAACGAGGTCGACATCGTGCTGGCAAAGGCCAAGCACTACCAGTCCGACGAGGGCCGCGACACGGTCTCCAAGATGGTGCGCGTCGCCGACATGACCCGCAACGCCTTCATCAACGGCGATCTGTCGACCGTGATGAGCCCGCGCACAGTCATCACCTGGGCGGAGAACGCCGACATCTTCGGCGACCTCGGCTTTGCCTTCCGCGTCACCTTCCTCAACAAGTGCGACGAACTGGAACGCCCGGTGGTGGCCGAATTCTACCAGCGCTGCTTCGACCGCGACCTGCCGGAATCGGCGGCCAACGTCGTCCTGTCCTGAGCCAGGGAATGCGGGAGCCGCGATGACCTCGAACCACCGGCCGAACAGCAAGGCAGCGGCGCCGACCGAGCCCGTCAAGCGGGCCGTCGGCATCACCATGCGCGCGATTTCCGGCCGCGACGACCTTGAGGTCAGCTTCGCCACCGATCGGCCGGGCATGGCCGGCAACAAGGCACGGCTGCCCGAGCCGCCGCGCCGGCCGACCCGCAACGATATCGCCATCCTGCGCGGCGTCGGCGATTCCATCGCCCTGAAGCTCGCCGCCCACAATCCGGCCCTCCACCGCTCCCTGATGCCGGAAGGCCAGAACGCCCGCGCCCTCTTTGAGGCCGTCGAACAGGCGCGCTGCGATTCCATCGGCGCCCAGCGCATGAAGGGCGTTTCCGGCAACCTCAACGCCATGCTGGAAGACCGCTACCACCGCAGCAAGTACCACGAGATGACGAGCCGCGACGACGCGCCGATGGAGGAGATCGTCGCCCTCATGGTGCGCGAGCGGCTGACGGGAACGCCACCGCCCAAGAGCGCAAGGCACATCGTCGACCTGTGGCGCCCGATGATCGAGGAAAAGGCCGGCGGCGACCTCGACCGGCTGATGGAGGCCCTCGAGGACCAGCGCGACTTCGCCGTCACCGTGCGCGACATGATCGTCTCGCTGGACATGGCCGACCAGCTCGGCGGCGATCCGGACGACAGCAACGAGGACGACAACGACGACCGCTCGGACATGAGCGACACGGAGGTGGACGGCGAGAGCGACGAAAGCGATGCCGCCGATGCCTCCTCGCCCGAAGAGATCGAGGTCTCCGGCGAGGAATCGGAAGCGGGCGATGCCGAAGCGACCGACACCTATGCCGACAGCGTCGACGACCAGGACCTCACCGCCGACCCCAGCGAGGCCGGCGAGGCGGAACGCCCGGACCAGCGGCTCAGCAACCGGCCGCCGCAATTCGACTACAAGGTCTACACCACCCGCTTCGACGAGACGATCAAGGCCGAGGAGCTGTGCGACGCCGCCGAGCTCGACCGCCTGCGCAGCCACCTCGACAAGCAGCTCGACCACCTGACCGGCGCCGTCGCCCGGCTCGCCAACCGCTTGCAGCGCAAGCTGATGGCCCAGCAGCAGCGCGCCTGGGACTTCGACCTGGAAGAGGGCATCCTCGACACCGCCCGGCTCACCCGCGTCGTCACCGACCCGATGCAGCCGCTCGCCTTCAAGAGCGAACGCGAGGCGGAGTTCCGCGACACCGTCGTCTCCCTCGTCCTCGACAATTCCGGCTCCATGCGCGGCCGGCCGATCACGGTCGCCGCGATCTGCGCCGACATCCTCGCCCGCACCCTGGAAAGATGCGGCGTCAAGGTCGAGATCCTCGGCTTCACCACCCGCGCCTGGAAGGGCGGGCGAGCTCGCGAGCACTGGCTGCAGAACGGCAAGCCGCAGCTTCCCGGCCGCCTCAACGACCTGCGCCACATCGTCTACAAGGCGGCCGATGCGCCCTGGCGCCGGGCCCGGCGCAATCTCGGCCTGATGATGCGCGAGGGGCTCCTGAAGGAGAACATCGACGGCGAGGCCCTGGACTGGGCCCACAAGCGCATTCTCGCCCGCCCGGAGAACCGCCGCATCCTGATGATGATCTCCGACGGCGCCCCGGTCGACGACTCCACCCTGTCGGTCAATTCCGGCAACTACCTGGAGCGGCACCTGCGCCAGGTCATCGAGGAAATCGAGGAGCGCTCGCCGGTGGAGCTGATCGCCATCGGCATCGGCCACGACGTCACCCGCTACTATCGCCGCGCCGTCACCATCGTCGATGCGGACGAACTCGCCGGCGCCATGACCGACCAGCTCGCGGACCTCTTCGACGACCCGCCGGCGGAGCGCCACCGGGACCAGGGCGCGGCGCGCCGCAGGGCGACGCGATGAGGCGCCGCGCATGAGGACGGCGCTTGGCGCGCTCCTCCTTTGCTGCGCCCTCGCCGCTCCGCTTGCCGCGGCGGCAGCCCCGAGGATCCCGCCGGGACCGGAAAGCATCGAGGTCCGCTCCGCGCCGATCGCCCATTTCAGGATCGGCTATCCCGACCTTTCCCGCTTCGGCCGTCTGGAATATCTGGGCGGCTTCGAGCTGTGGTCGCCGAACCGCCATTTCGGCGCGCTGAGCGGCCTCGTCAGCCTCGACAAGGGCCGCCGCATCGTCGCCATTTCCGACAACGGCTTCTGGTTCGACGCCAAGCTGGACGTCGAGGCCGACGGCCGCCCGACAGCGATCCACGACGCCCGCATCGCCCCGATGCTCGATGCCGCTGGCGAGGTCATCGTCGGCCACGACGCCGACGCGGAATCCGTCGTGCTGACCCGCGGTCCCGACCCGAAACAGTTCATCGTCTCGTTTGAAGGCGATCACCGGCTGGAGCGCTTTCCGGAAGACCTCGACACCTTCCTCGGCCGCGGCAAGCGCATGAAGATCCCGAAGGCGATCGGGAAATTGCGCGGCAATCGCGGCCTTGAGGCGATCGCCGTGCCGCCCGAGACCTGCCCGCTCAAGGCCGAGGTCATCGCCATTGCCGAGCGCGATCCGCGCTCCGACCGGGACATCCCGGCCTGGATCATCGGCGGGCCGAACGCCGGCCGGTTCCGCGTCCGCCTGGAGGGAGACTTCAGCATCACCGACGCCGCCTTCCTGCCGGACGGCGACCTCCTCATCCTGGAGCGGCTGTTCAATTTCGCCGAAGGCGTCGGCATGCGCGTAAGGCGCATCCCCTGTGCCGCGCTAAAGGCCGGCACGACCGTCGACGGCATCGAGATGATGACCGCCGATTTCGGCTACCAGATCGACAATATGGAAGGGCTTTCGGTCCATGTCGGCGACAATGGCGACACGGTGCTGACGCTGATATCCGACGACAACCGTTCGCTTCTGCAGCGCACGCTGCTACTGCGCTTCCGGCTGATCGAGCCGCCGGTGCCGCACGAAAAGGGCGACTTCAAGCTCAGACCGGCCGTGCTTCCAAAGCCTGCGGCTGAATGAACGACAGCACCACCCGGTAGGGCACCAGGAGCAGGGCGGCGACCAGAAGCTTCACCGAGAAGTCGCCGAGCGCCCAGGACATCCAGCGCGGCACCACGGCGATATCGAAGAGGCCAAGCAGCGGAGCCGCCTCGATGGCGAACCCATCGTTCGGGCCGAAAACCACAAAGGACGCGGCAAAGGCGAGCGAGAAGAAGACGGCGGTATCGACCACCGAACCGATCAGCGAGGAGACCGCCGGCGGCACCCACCAGACGCGATTGCGCAGGCGGTTGAAGACGGCGACGTCGAGAAGCTGGGCAACGAGGAACGCCGAGCCCGACGCGATCGCGAGCCGCGGCGTCGCCAGCACGACGGAGAGGACGACGGCAAAGGCAAAGCCGACCAGCACCACCCGGCGCGCGGCGGAAGGGCCGAGCCGGCGATTGGTGAGGTCCGTGACGAGGAAGGCGGCCGGATAGGTGAAGGCGCCCCAGGTCAGGAGATCGGCGAGATTGAGCGCGCCGATCGAGGCTGCGACCGGATACTGGACGAGGATATTGGAGGCAACGACCACGGCCGCCATGGCGAGGATGCCGGCGGCGAAGGGAAGTGTGCGCGATTTGGTGGCGGTCATTGGCCGATATCCTCTGTCAGAAACGCCGAACGCCGCCCCGCGCCTTCCGGCCGCGGGCGGCGCTGTGCCTTGCGTCGTGCGGTCGTGGTGTCAGCGCTGAAGCTTACGCGGCCGCTTCGGCGGTGCGCTTCTTCTCGATCTCGCGCTTGACGGACAGGGCACGCTGGGAAAGCGTCGAATCCGCCGCCTTGGCGAGGAACGCATCGAGGCCGCCGCGATGCTCCACGGTGCGCAGCGCACTGGCCGAGACGCGAAGCCGCACGGTCTTGCCGAGGGTGTCGCTGAGCAGCGAGACATCGCAGAGATTGGGCAGGAAGCGGCGGCGCGTACGGTTGTTCGCGTGGCTGACATTGTTGCCGGTCAAAACCGCCTTGCCGGTGAGTTCGCAACGCCGGGCCATGGTCGAGTTCCTTCTCATCATCGGAGATCCGGTGGCGGGCGCCGATGCGTCGCCGATCCGATCGATCCGTCATTCGGTGAAAAAAGTTGCCCTCCTATATGAGCCGCAAGCGCGAGCGTCAAGCTTTCTGCCGCCAATCGCCGCGAAAAGTCGCAACAGCCCGGGCAATTTCGCTCCTCGTTAACTTGGCGGTTACCATGTCGCCCAACAATCGACGTGATCGCCGTTTACCGCGTCATCGAGGGACGGTTTGGGGAGCGCCCATTGCTGCCCGCGTCGATCGTAACCTTCGACAGGGGAGAGTTCGGTGCGTTCAAGAACGATGTTCCAGTCTGCCGTCCTCGGAGCAAGCCTTTTCGCCGGCCTTGCCTCCGCGGTCGTTGCCGTTCCCGCCATAGCCAAGACCACCAAGGTCGGCGGCATCTACGCGGTCTCGGTCGCCGGCTTCCGCTTCGCCGAGGGCCGGCTGTCCCTGGTCGTCCAGAACGACGCCTACTCCGCCAAGCTTGACATGCACTCCTCCGGCCTCGGCCGGCTGTTCTCCTCCGGCAAGGGCAACGCGGAGGCGACCGGCTGGCTGCGCCGCTCCCACGTCACCCCGGCCCGCTACGATCTTCGCTCCAACTCCGGCAAGCGCGACGCCACCAAGGTGTCGATGGCGCTCAACCGCGGCGCAGTCCGCAAGCTCGCCGTCAGCCCGAAGCTGCGCAAGGTGCCGGATCGCATTCCGGTGACCAAGCGCCACAAGCGCAACATCCTCGATCCCCTGAGCGCCGTCCTGTTCCCGGCCACCGGCCGCGAGGCGAAGCTCGACGCCAGCGCCTGCAAGCGGACGATCCCCGTCTTCGACGGCTGGACGCGCTATGACGTCAAGTTCAGCTACAAGGGCACCCGCGAGGTCAAGAACCCGGACTATCAGGGAACCGTCGTCGTCTGCGGCGCCCGCTGGGTGCCCGTCGCCGGCCACCGCCCGCACAAGGTCTCGGTCAAGAAAATGGCCGACAACCGCACCATGGAAGCCTGGCTCGCCCCGGTCGGCGACCTGCCGCTCTTCGTGCCCTACCGGATCTCCATGGAGACCAATATGGGCCCGCTGGTGGTCGAGGCCCGGCGCCTGCGCATGGTCGGCGAGCAGAAACAGGCCGCCGCCGTCAACGAGTAGGCCGGCGCCCGACCGCCGGGCCGCGCAACGCAGCACACGAAGAAGACGTCGCTCTTGCCGGCCGCCATCAATGGCGGCCGCGTTGCGTTGGGGGAGCGCCTAGCGGCGTAACGCCGCTCTCCTTTGTCCTTTTGAGATGGCCGCGGTGTTCCGGACCGTCTCTGGGCCGGCACGACGGCCGATCGCTTTCTCAACCCATCCTTATTTTTGTACACGTATTAGTTGAAGTGCGTGCCGCGCCGCATCGAGGGTGCAGGCGCGCAAAAATTCCCGTTCCGGCACGAAAAGGTTAACGACGTTAAACCCGGCGCCGAGAGCTGCTGTTGCCGCCGATCCATATCTCGTGGGTCGCGACGAAATCCGGACAGATATCGTCGGGAACGAAGCCGAAACCGGGCGTAGAAAATGATTCGTGCCGGCTCCGTTCCCCTCCCGGTCCAACGGTTAACGACATTCGGACAATTCGAGCGACCTGGATAACCCTTTGTTCACCATGATTCTTTTTCGCGTAGCGGTAATCTGTTCCGTATCGGCACAGGAGGGTTAACGACAGCGGCCAGGGGCGCGGAACGCCGCCCAGGCCGGCTCCCAGATATTGCGCCGGAACTTTCGCCGGCTACAAGATGGCGCCGGACCAAACCCGGAACACGCGATCTGAAGCGATTCGTCCATGCTGCGTTCCGCCCCTGATCGCTTCGTTAACCAATCGACGCCGCAAGCCCTTGGCGCCGTTAGGATTTGCGCAAGGCGCGCACCTGCTTGACAGGCGGGGCCGCAAAAAGCGGAACGAATCCTGAATCTGTGTGAGTCAGCGATTCGCCCCCCTTTTGTTCAAGACTCGTTCCGGTTGCGCGACGGATGCGCCGGAAAGCATGAGAGAGACAGACCGACCCGGAATGTGCTAGGGGCTTGGGGACGGGCTGGACGCCTCCACCGCTTCTGCCGACAGGCGGCCGGACGTCGCATTGGCGGGGCGCTCCCTTGAAAACCTGAGACCGAGCGGAATACGAACATCCGGATGACCTTGAAAAGTGACGCGGCGCCGCTGCCGCGGTCGGTTCGGGCCCGCACCGTCACGGCCGTTCTCGGCCCGACCAATACCGGCAAGACCCACCTCGCCATCGAACGGATGATCGGCCATGCGTCCGGCGTCATCGGTCTGCCGCTGCGCCTGCTCGCCCGCGAGGTCTATTCCCGCATCTGCACCCGCATCGGCGAGGACGCCGTCGCGCTGATCACCGGCGAGGAAAAGATCGTCCCGCCGCAACCGCGCTACTATGTCTGCACCGTCGAGGCGATGCCGCGCGAGACCGACGCCGATTTCGTCGCCATCGACGAGGTCCAGCTTGCCGCCGATTTCGAGCGCGGCCGCGTCTTCACCGACCGCATCCTGAACCTCAGGGGCCAGAGCGAGACGCTGCTGCTCGGCGCCGCCACCGTCCGCGGCCTCCTGGAACGGCTGCTGCCGGGCCTCAACGTCATCACCCGGCCGCGCATGTCGGTGCTGGCCTATGCCGGCGCCAAGAAGATCACGCGCCTGCCGGCCCGCTCCGCCGTCGTCGCCTTTTCCTCCGACGAGGTCTACGGCATCGCCGAGCTGATCCGCCGCCAGCGGGGCGGCGCCGCCGTCGTCCTCGGTGCGCTATCACCGCGCACCCGCAACGCCCAGGTCGCCCTGTTCCAGTCCGGCGAGGTGGAGTTCCTGGTCGCCACCGACGCCATCGGCATGGGCCTCAACCTCGACGTCGACCACGTGGCGTTCGCCGCCAACCGCAAGTTCGACGGCTACCAGTACCGCCCACTGACGCCGGCCGAACTCGGCCAGATCGCCGGCCGCGCCGGCCGCCACACCCGCGACGGCACCTTCGGCGTCACCGGCCGGGTCGATCCCTTCGACGACGATCTGGTCGAATCGCTGGAGAACCATGCCTTCCTGCCGGTGCGCACCCTGCAATGGCGGAATTCCGCGCTCGATTTCGCCAGCGTCGACGCGCTGCGCGCCTCGCTCGACGTGACGCCGAAAGAAGAGGGCCTGACCCGCGCGCCCCCCGGGACCGACCTCATCTCACTGGAATACGCCCTGCGCGACGACGACACCGCGACGATGGCCGCCGACGAGCGCCGCGTCCGGCTGCTCTGGGACGTCTGCCAGGTGCCCGACTATCGCAAGATCGCGCCGGCCAACCACGCCGAGCTGATCACCACCCTCTACGGCTATCTCGCCCGCGAGGGACGCATCGGCGACGACTGGTTTGCCGGCCAGATCGCGTTCGCAGACCGCATGGACGGCGACATCGATGCATTGTCCAATCGCATCGCGCATATTAGGACATGGACTTATGTCGCCAACCGTCCGGGCTGGCTGCGCGATCCGGTGCATTGGCAGGAACGCACCCGAGACATCGAGGACCGTTTGTCCGATGCCCTGCATGAAAAACTCACCCAGCGTTTCGTCGACCGGCGAACCAGCGTGTTAATGAGGCGACTCCGGGAAAAGGCCATGCTCGAAGCTGAGATCAACCAGACCGGCGACGTGACCGTCGAGGGACAGCATGTCGGTCTTCTTCACGGGTTCCGGTTCACCCCGGACCCGAACGCCAACGGCTCGGAGATGAAAGCTCTGAGGGCCGCCGCCCAGCAGGCCCTGGCGAGCGAGATCGTCGCCCGCGCCGAGCGGCTGGAAAAAGCGCCGAACGAGGACATCGTGCTGACCGACGAGGGGGCGCTGCGCTGGCGCGGCGAACTGGTCGGCAGGCTCGCCGCCTCCGACGACGTTCTGAAGCCCCAGGTCGTCGTGCTCGCCGACGAGCAGCTCAACGGCGCCCACCGCGACATGGTCCAGAAGCGCCTCGACCTGTTCACAGGCCAGACCATCGAAACGCTCCTGAAGCCGCTGGTCGACCTGCGCGACGCCGCCGACATCACCGGCCTGTCGCGCGGCATCGCGTTCCGGCTGGTGGAGAATCTCGGCACGGTCGAGCGCCCGGAAGTGGCCGAGGACGTGCGCCAGCTCGACCAGGAGGCCCGTGCGGTCCTGCGCCGCTACGGCGTGCGCTTCGGCGCCTACCACATCTACCTGCCGGCCCTCCTGAAGCCGGCGCCGAGCCGCCTTATCGTCCAGCTCTGGGCGCTGAAGAACGCCGACGACGAGACGCCCGGTCTCGTGGAACTGCCGCAGCTGTCCGCCTCCGGCCGCACCTCGGTGCCGGTCGACAAGGAGATCCCGGCGACCATCTACCGCCTCGTCGGCTTCAAGCCCTGCGGCGAGCGCGCCGTACGCATCGACATCCTGGAGCGCCTGGCGGACCTTACCCGTCCGCTGAT
This genomic window contains:
- the rpmB gene encoding 50S ribosomal protein L28; this translates as MARRCELTGKAVLTGNNVSHANNRTRRRFLPNLCDVSLLSDTLGKTVRLRVSASALRTVEHRGGLDAFLAKAADSTLSQRALSVKREIEKKRTAEAAA
- a CDS encoding DUF3108 domain-containing protein, with translation MRSRTMFQSAVLGASLFAGLASAVVAVPAIAKTTKVGGIYAVSVAGFRFAEGRLSLVVQNDAYSAKLDMHSSGLGRLFSSGKGNAEATGWLRRSHVTPARYDLRSNSGKRDATKVSMALNRGAVRKLAVSPKLRKVPDRIPVTKRHKRNILDPLSAVLFPATGREAKLDASACKRTIPVFDGWTRYDVKFSYKGTREVKNPDYQGTVVVCGARWVPVAGHRPHKVSVKKMADNRTMEAWLAPVGDLPLFVPYRISMETNMGPLVVEARRLRMVGEQKQAAAVNE
- the cobS gene encoding cobaltochelatase subunit CobS; translated protein: MTETAEALAGVPDMKISVRQVFGIDTDLEVPAFSDRDEHVPDVDPDYLFDRDTTLAILAGFARNRRVIVTGYHGTGKSTHIEQVAARLNWPCVRINLDSHISRIDLVGKDQIVVREGMQVTEFRDGILPWALQTNTALVFDEYDAGRPDVMFVIQRVLEVQGRLTLLDQNRVIRPHPSFRLFATANTVGLGDTSGLYHGTQQINQGQMDRWSIVTTLNYLPHDNEVDIVLAKAKHYQSDEGRDTVSKMVRVADMTRNAFINGDLSTVMSPRTVITWAENADIFGDLGFAFRVTFLNKCDELERPVVAEFYQRCFDRDLPESAANVVLS
- a CDS encoding queuosine precursor transporter, with amino-acid sequence MTATKSRTLPFAAGILAMAAVVVASNILVQYPVAASIGALNLADLLTWGAFTYPAAFLVTDLTNRRLGPSAARRVVLVGFAFAVVLSVVLATPRLAIASGSAFLVAQLLDVAVFNRLRNRVWWVPPAVSSLIGSVVDTAVFFSLAFAASFVVFGPNDGFAIEAAPLLGLFDIAVVPRWMSWALGDFSVKLLVAALLLVPYRVVLSFIQPQALEARPV
- a CDS encoding BolA family protein, translated to MRDKIEAKLKLALRPESIRVEDESAKHAGHIERHGHADQGGDTHFRVWIVSDMFAGKSRVECHRMITDLLAEEFDAGLHALAIHSSTPAQSA
- a CDS encoding peroxiredoxin; this translates as MDTETPPAFPQLNRPAPDFTAPTTHGEKSLADYRGKWLVLFSHPADFTPVCTTEFMGFANAHDKFAAMNCELLGLSIDSPHSHIAWVRNIKEHWGVDIKFPIIADLSMQVAKAYGMIQPGASDTSAVRATFIIDPEGILRAMVYYPMSNGRSIDEFVRLIAALQTSDANKVATPENWQPGDKVIVPPPMTVDAADKRASEGYDYTDWYFSKTTV
- a CDS encoding esterase-like activity of phytase family protein, producing the protein MRTALGALLLCCALAAPLAAAAAPRIPPGPESIEVRSAPIAHFRIGYPDLSRFGRLEYLGGFELWSPNRHFGALSGLVSLDKGRRIVAISDNGFWFDAKLDVEADGRPTAIHDARIAPMLDAAGEVIVGHDADAESVVLTRGPDPKQFIVSFEGDHRLERFPEDLDTFLGRGKRMKIPKAIGKLRGNRGLEAIAVPPETCPLKAEVIAIAERDPRSDRDIPAWIIGGPNAGRFRVRLEGDFSITDAAFLPDGDLLILERLFNFAEGVGMRVRRIPCAALKAGTTVDGIEMMTADFGYQIDNMEGLSVHVGDNGDTVLTLISDDNRSLLQRTLLLRFRLIEPPVPHEKGDFKLRPAVLPKPAAE
- a CDS encoding J domain-containing protein; its protein translation is MKFDSAIFDQIRVRRTKEQPVTREHPTCDWEGCEAAAPHRAPMGRNREGEYLNFCLDHVRQYNKSYNYFSGMDNDAIAAYLKNSAIGHRPTWKMGANRSPTEAEESIAARARRRWNSRTYDPFEFFRGQKDHGAESRAARRERRLTKAQRHAFEVLKLELSADKTEIKARFKELVKRHHPDANGGDRSLEERLRQVIQAYNILKQAGFC
- the cobT gene encoding cobaltochelatase subunit CobT, which codes for MTSNHRPNSKAAAPTEPVKRAVGITMRAISGRDDLEVSFATDRPGMAGNKARLPEPPRRPTRNDIAILRGVGDSIALKLAAHNPALHRSLMPEGQNARALFEAVEQARCDSIGAQRMKGVSGNLNAMLEDRYHRSKYHEMTSRDDAPMEEIVALMVRERLTGTPPPKSARHIVDLWRPMIEEKAGGDLDRLMEALEDQRDFAVTVRDMIVSLDMADQLGGDPDDSNEDDNDDRSDMSDTEVDGESDESDAADASSPEEIEVSGEESEAGDAEATDTYADSVDDQDLTADPSEAGEAERPDQRLSNRPPQFDYKVYTTRFDETIKAEELCDAAELDRLRSHLDKQLDHLTGAVARLANRLQRKLMAQQQRAWDFDLEEGILDTARLTRVVTDPMQPLAFKSEREAEFRDTVVSLVLDNSGSMRGRPITVAAICADILARTLERCGVKVEILGFTTRAWKGGRAREHWLQNGKPQLPGRLNDLRHIVYKAADAPWRRARRNLGLMMREGLLKENIDGEALDWAHKRILARPENRRILMMISDGAPVDDSTLSVNSGNYLERHLRQVIEEIEERSPVELIAIGIGHDVTRYYRRAVTIVDADELAGAMTDQLADLFDDPPAERHRDQGAARRRATR